From the Eremothecium cymbalariae DBVPG#7215 chromosome 6, complete sequence genome, one window contains:
- a CDS encoding uncharacterized protein (similar to Ashbya gossypii AFR568C) — protein sequence MPVQLLGRDQIAVAYEAPATGSSEGGFGHFERSWQDRFIEIFERFRRSRVFQVPIVHCILLTVWLVLLTKFWGVYGGIYKRSALLATYCSNILLFGLSDLLAQCISCVMASQIDPVPRVINNTAKNIMMHLQRRDPSESLFEDEEMDDEVDNVSVFNDYGPQRAAVGIYDPDDMGLDFGAEQAIQNFNLYRWACFVAWGWFMANFQVPWYIILNYLFTEDPTVVQVLERVLSDQLLYSPISLYCFFMYSNYIMERGDEKSFAKKIQRVYLSTLGCNYLVWPMVQFINFLLMPKPLQVPFSSAVGVVWNCFLSMRTAATQST from the coding sequence ATGCCGGTTCAATTATTGGGCAGGGACCAGATTGCGGTTGCTTATGAGGCACCTGCAACGGGTAGTTCTGAGGGTGGCTTTGGACATTTTGAACGGAGTTGGCAAGACAGGtttattgaaatatttgagaGATTCCGTCGTAGTAGGGTTTTCCAAGTTCCTATTGTGCattgtatattattgaCAGTGTGGCTGGTACTGTTAACAAAATTTTGGGGGGTTTATGGAGGCATTTACAAGAGGTCGGCGTTGCTTGCGACGTACTGTTCTAATATTCTGCTGTTTGGTTTGTCAGATTTGTTAGCTCAATGCATATCATGTGTGATGGCATCTCAGATAGATCCTGTGCCTAGAGTGATCAATAATACTGCTAAAAACATCATGATGCATTTACAGAGAAGGGATCCAAGTGAGAGCTTGTTTGAAGACGAGGAAATGGACGATGAGGTGGACAATGTTTCTGTATTTAATGACTATGGACCGCAGCGGGCGGCTGTGGGAATATACGATCCAGATGATATGGGTCTAGATTTTGGAGCGGAACAGGCTATTCAGAATTTTAACCTTTATCGATGGGCGTGTTTTGTGGCTTGGGGATGGTTCATGGCGAATTTTCAGGTGCCGTGGTATATAATTCTGAATTACTTATTTACAGAGGATCCGACGGTTGTGCAGGTATTAGAACGTGTCCTTTCAGATCAACTGCTGTACTCTCCAATATCTCTGTACTGTTTCTTTATGTACTCAAATTACATAATGGAGCGTGGGGATGAAAAGTCGTTTGCCAAGAAAATCCAGAGGGTTTATTTGAGCACACTGGGCTGTAATTACTTGGTTTGGCCGATGGTccaattcatcaatttcttgcTGATGCCCAAACCACTACAGGTGCCTTTCAGCTCTGCAGTTGGGGTTGTGTGGAACTGCTTTTTATCGATGCGCACAGCGGCGACGCAGTCCACATAG